In the Candidatus Zixiibacteriota bacterium genome, one interval contains:
- a CDS encoding glycosyltransferase family 39 protein encodes MLVFAFALSVRLVYFLLIDQPPVFFDARRYVSVGLAGPLVLTNPRLFIDSTAARGLQFDLLYDDLIDDEDVAWYPYKPPTFYGAFDDVFFSGPIYPALLGAVFRIAPRYDFWVVRIVQALLDAATAAILFLLMAKLMSPVGGWLSGLGWSLYGPAIFRTGELVTETLSVFFAVAMVAAMVKAHGSRRVKWLLLAGFLYGLLAMTKASAIGLIVPLLGVWLWILRREWRWGMLSATVTGAAALLTLLPWAVLVNVRYERFGLRDPAYGVGNFRVANTLDAQGANLDLFPVDFWTRPILHDMMERPLAYGHLYLTKFLRVWNRASDDYRRGFPFGIAGVQWYHHGVVIFAMIGLIAWPRRAGPLAWLPVSVIAYFVLLHLVMHAVSRYNLVAMPFVIGAAAMGVMWMHESFGAHAAGKWAAAAAIFAGVGGGLSLLNPALWLSVGILSPAAAVMAYWIGGVALVAGGVGACVRLLDASAPSRTAAAITVGSVVAILYLVTTVPRDGHAEWSVGLDNPEVSARRTILCPDDIDTADVLKGLALMDIVADDYSTCEVLVRIGDLGLIVSVDNLVDTVSFYSKRSYEPFLDVYGDRRCDVRSWSQILIPKEVMETLISGREIELSVSVTPTPPRPGGVRLYGAMPTDDPRRWSGPGFTYTAVERLHEGMDPRLWDDLALKSASSRSELLDHDVPSGDDLSFDVGRQVGQYNLLIALLMSDNTWHYY; translated from the coding sequence TTGCTGGTCTTTGCCTTCGCCCTCAGCGTCCGGCTGGTTTATTTCCTGCTAATCGATCAGCCGCCGGTGTTTTTCGACGCACGTCGCTACGTGTCGGTCGGCCTGGCCGGGCCCCTGGTCCTGACCAATCCCCGTCTGTTTATCGACTCGACCGCCGCGCGCGGACTTCAATTCGATCTCCTCTACGATGACCTGATCGACGACGAGGATGTCGCGTGGTACCCATACAAGCCGCCCACGTTTTACGGCGCCTTCGACGACGTGTTCTTCAGCGGCCCGATCTATCCCGCACTCCTGGGCGCTGTATTTCGAATCGCCCCCCGATACGACTTCTGGGTTGTCCGCATCGTGCAGGCCCTCCTCGATGCGGCCACGGCGGCGATCCTGTTTTTGCTCATGGCGAAACTGATGTCGCCGGTCGGCGGCTGGCTGTCGGGGCTCGGCTGGTCGCTTTATGGCCCGGCGATTTTCCGGACCGGAGAATTGGTGACCGAAACTCTGTCCGTCTTCTTCGCCGTCGCGATGGTCGCTGCCATGGTCAAAGCGCACGGTTCCCGACGCGTGAAGTGGCTGTTGCTGGCCGGATTCCTCTATGGACTGCTGGCGATGACCAAGGCGTCGGCGATCGGATTGATTGTCCCGCTGTTGGGCGTGTGGCTCTGGATTCTGCGCCGGGAGTGGCGCTGGGGGATGCTCAGCGCGACGGTAACCGGCGCGGCCGCATTGCTGACCTTGCTGCCGTGGGCCGTCCTTGTCAATGTCCGCTACGAACGGTTCGGCCTGCGCGATCCCGCCTATGGCGTCGGCAACTTCCGCGTCGCCAACACATTGGACGCACAGGGCGCCAATCTCGACTTGTTCCCGGTGGACTTCTGGACGCGGCCGATTCTCCACGACATGATGGAGCGCCCACTGGCCTATGGGCATCTGTACCTGACAAAGTTCCTGCGGGTCTGGAACAGAGCATCCGATGACTACCGCCGTGGTTTCCCGTTCGGCATCGCCGGCGTGCAGTGGTACCATCATGGAGTGGTCATCTTCGCGATGATCGGACTGATTGCCTGGCCGCGACGCGCCGGGCCGCTGGCATGGCTCCCGGTATCGGTGATCGCGTACTTCGTGCTGCTTCATCTCGTCATGCACGCGGTATCGCGCTACAATCTCGTGGCGATGCCGTTCGTCATCGGCGCCGCCGCGATGGGCGTTATGTGGATGCATGAATCCTTCGGCGCACACGCCGCTGGGAAGTGGGCGGCGGCGGCAGCCATCTTCGCCGGCGTCGGCGGGGGGCTCTCGCTGCTGAATCCGGCGCTGTGGCTCTCAGTGGGAATCTTGTCGCCCGCCGCTGCCGTGATGGCGTATTGGATCGGAGGCGTGGCGTTGGTTGCCGGCGGTGTCGGGGCGTGCGTGCGTCTGCTCGATGCGTCCGCTCCCTCCCGGACCGCCGCCGCGATCACGGTCGGGAGTGTCGTCGCGATCCTTTATCTGGTGACAACAGTTCCGCGCGACGGGCATGCCGAATGGTCGGTGGGCCTGGACAATCCCGAGGTGTCGGCGCGCCGGACGATCCTCTGTCCCGACGATATCGACACGGCCGACGTCCTGAAGGGACTCGCGCTGATGGACATCGTGGCGGACGATTATTCCACCTGCGAGGTGCTCGTGAGGATCGGTGATCTCGGACTGATTGTCTCCGTCGACAATCTCGTTGACACGGTGTCATTCTACAGCAAGCGGTCGTATGAGCCGTTTCTGGACGTTTATGGAGATCGTCGCTGCGACGTGCGCAGTTGGTCGCAGATCTTGATTCCGAAGGAAGTCATGGAGACGCTGATTTCGGGCAGGGAGATCGAGCTGTCGGTGAGCGTGACGCCGACTCCGCCGCGTCCCGGGGGCGTACGGCTTTATGGCGCCATGCCGACTGACGACCCCCGCCGCTGGTCGGGGCCGGGTTTTACATATACCGCGGTCGAACGCCTGCATGAGGGCATGGACCCGCGTCTCTGGGACGATCTCGCGCTGAAATCGGCGTCATCGCGCAGCGAGTTGCTCGATCACGATGTCCCGTCCGGCGACGATCTGTCATTCGATGTCGGCCGCCAGGTGGGGCAGTACAACCTGTTGATCGCGCTCTTGATGTCCGATAACACCTGGCATTACTATTAG
- a CDS encoding Gfo/Idh/MocA family oxidoreductase yields the protein MTAAAAHSDPVRVGVIGAGYWGPNLIRNVSINPRAVLTAVADSKPERRDFVAVRYPGCRIYDDAKKLIAADDIDAVIIATPVNTHFALAKAALESGKHVLLEKPMCASVAECDDLIALATGRGLTLMVDHTFLYTGAVRRILELVDAGELGEILYFDSVRVNLGLFQHDVNVLWDLAPHDLSIMDAIVKKPAVSVAAQGRAHFDRQIEDIAYLTVTFAGDAIAHFHVNWLAPVKVRHMLIGGAKKMIFFDDNEPSEKVKVYDKGVQMPTDVEEVHRALVQYRIGDMHAPHIDGTEALTLVTNEFIGAIRDKRPPRSDAESGRRVVSILEAADRSLKQGGAPVPL from the coding sequence ATGACTGCTGCGGCCGCCCATTCTGATCCGGTTCGCGTCGGTGTGATCGGCGCCGGATACTGGGGACCGAATCTCATCCGCAACGTCAGCATCAACCCGCGGGCCGTCCTGACCGCAGTCGCCGACAGCAAGCCGGAGCGGCGCGATTTTGTCGCGGTGCGCTACCCGGGGTGTCGGATCTACGACGACGCGAAAAAGCTGATCGCCGCCGACGACATCGACGCCGTGATCATCGCCACTCCGGTCAACACGCACTTCGCGCTGGCGAAGGCAGCGCTCGAGTCCGGCAAACATGTGCTGCTGGAAAAACCGATGTGCGCCTCGGTCGCCGAATGCGACGACCTGATCGCGCTGGCCACCGGACGCGGTTTGACCCTCATGGTGGATCACACGTTTCTGTACACGGGAGCCGTGCGGCGCATTCTCGAATTGGTCGATGCGGGGGAATTGGGGGAGATTCTCTATTTCGATTCGGTCCGCGTCAATCTGGGGCTGTTCCAGCACGACGTCAACGTGCTCTGGGACCTGGCGCCGCACGACTTGTCGATCATGGACGCCATCGTCAAGAAGCCGGCCGTCTCGGTCGCCGCACAGGGACGCGCCCACTTTGATCGCCAGATTGAAGATATTGCCTATCTGACCGTGACATTCGCAGGCGATGCCATTGCGCACTTCCATGTGAACTGGCTGGCGCCGGTCAAGGTGCGTCACATGCTGATCGGCGGCGCAAAGAAGATGATTTTCTTCGACGACAACGAACCGTCGGAGAAGGTGAAGGTCTACGACAAGGGTGTGCAAATGCCCACCGACGTCGAAGAAGTCCACCGCGCGCTGGTCCAATACCGCATCGGCGACATGCATGCCCCGCACATCGACGGGACCGAGGCGCTCACGCTCGTCACCAATGAATTCATTGGCGCCATCCGCGACAAACGCCCGCCGCGCAGCGATGCCGAGTCGGGCCGCCGCGTCGTTTCGATCCTCGAGGCAGCCGACCGGTCGCTGAAGCAGGGCGGCGCGCCGGTTCCCCTGTAA
- the dnaB gene encoding replicative DNA helicase, translated as MTPVAAKSTDTDLAGRIPPQALEVEIAVLGAMMRDEHAVGQVIELLEPDDFYKPAHRKIFAAMCALFDRAEPVDLATVSSELDRAGDLETCGGRAALIDIADSVFSAANAPAHARIVQDKSVLRRLLSVARNISEDCQTAPGDVGDLLDEAEARIFAISEARERRDVITLADVLPQTFESIEEYHRHGGGITGLSTGFDEIDALTAGLHDSDLVILAGRPSMGKTALALNIVEHVAVDRGKPCAFFSLEMSKEQLAERLLCSRARINAHHMRTGRLRPAEFSALSIAVGPLSDAPIYIDDSAAIGILELRAKARRLKAQHHIGLVVVDYMQMMHGPRSAENRQQEIALISRSLKSLAKELSLPVLALSQLSRQVEQRGGERRPLLSDLRESGAIEQDADVVMFVYRAERYDITQDRAGNPLANVAEIIVGKQRNGPTGSVRLTFLKDFARFENMSRDPDHRGPMVTGEVGDEETPF; from the coding sequence ATGACACCCGTCGCCGCAAAATCGACCGATACCGATCTCGCCGGACGAATCCCGCCGCAGGCGCTGGAGGTCGAAATTGCGGTGCTCGGCGCGATGATGCGCGACGAACACGCGGTCGGGCAGGTCATCGAACTGTTGGAGCCCGACGATTTCTACAAACCGGCGCACCGCAAAATCTTCGCGGCGATGTGCGCGCTGTTCGACCGCGCCGAGCCGGTCGATCTGGCGACGGTCTCCTCCGAGCTGGACCGCGCCGGAGACCTGGAAACCTGCGGCGGACGCGCCGCGCTCATCGACATCGCCGATTCGGTGTTCAGCGCCGCCAATGCGCCGGCCCACGCACGCATCGTGCAGGACAAGTCGGTACTGCGACGGCTCCTGTCGGTCGCGCGCAACATCTCCGAGGATTGCCAGACCGCGCCCGGCGACGTCGGCGACTTGCTCGATGAGGCCGAGGCGCGCATCTTCGCCATCTCCGAGGCGCGCGAACGGCGCGATGTCATCACGCTGGCCGACGTGCTGCCGCAGACGTTCGAATCGATCGAAGAATACCACCGCCATGGCGGCGGCATCACCGGCTTGTCGACCGGCTTCGATGAAATCGATGCCCTCACGGCGGGACTGCACGATTCCGATCTGGTCATCCTTGCCGGGCGCCCCTCCATGGGCAAGACGGCGCTCGCGCTGAACATCGTCGAGCATGTGGCGGTCGATCGCGGCAAGCCATGCGCCTTCTTCTCGCTGGAAATGTCCAAGGAGCAACTCGCCGAGCGCCTGCTGTGTTCGCGCGCGCGGATCAATGCGCATCATATGCGGACCGGGCGGCTCCGCCCGGCGGAGTTTTCCGCCCTGTCGATCGCCGTGGGGCCCCTGTCGGATGCGCCGATCTACATCGACGATTCCGCGGCCATCGGGATTCTCGAGTTGCGGGCGAAGGCGCGTCGCCTCAAGGCGCAGCACCACATCGGACTGGTCGTGGTCGATTACATGCAGATGATGCACGGGCCGCGATCCGCCGAAAACCGCCAGCAGGAAATCGCGCTCATCTCCCGTTCACTCAAATCGCTCGCCAAGGAATTGAGCCTCCCGGTGCTGGCGCTCTCGCAATTGTCCCGCCAGGTCGAACAGCGCGGCGGGGAACGGCGCCCGCTGCTCTCCGATCTGCGCGAGTCCGGAGCGATCGAACAGGATGCCGACGTCGTCATGTTCGTATACCGGGCCGAACGCTATGACATCACGCAGGACCGCGCGGGCAATCCCCTGGCCAATGTCGCCGAGATCATCGTCGGCAAGCAGCGCAACGGCCCGACCGGATCGGTGCGGCTGACATTCCTGAAAGATTTCGCCCGTTTCGAGAATATGTCGCGCGACCCCGACCATCGGGGCCCGATGGTCACCGGCGAAGTGGGCGACGAAGAGACGCCGTTCTGA
- a CDS encoding ABC transporter permease, whose product MRTLIGNAGRWFIGAVSYVGWLAHFVVRMLAAFPHVFRGMRRTSNQMLDIGVHSLPLIALTSLFTGAVATWQAAYQFENYVPLRFLGGAVGKAIMIELGPVLTSLVVAGRVGASIAAELGTMRVTEQIDALEVMGIDPVGYLVWPRVLAGVIMLPVLVLYANTIAMLGALAVAAWFVDITTQNFMNSFRLFFVSGDLYAGLTKAAIFGLIITLIGCVQGFNTRGGAEGVGRATTSAVVIASVLILVSDYLIATLLFQI is encoded by the coding sequence GTGCGGACACTCATCGGCAACGCGGGCCGTTGGTTCATCGGGGCGGTCTCCTACGTCGGCTGGCTGGCGCACTTTGTAGTGCGTATGCTGGCCGCCTTCCCGCATGTGTTTCGCGGCATGCGCCGCACCAGCAACCAGATGCTGGATATCGGCGTCCATTCGTTGCCGCTGATTGCCTTGACATCGCTCTTCACCGGCGCGGTGGCGACCTGGCAGGCGGCGTATCAATTCGAAAACTATGTCCCGCTGCGTTTCCTGGGCGGTGCGGTCGGCAAAGCGATCATGATCGAGCTGGGCCCGGTCCTGACGTCGCTGGTTGTTGCCGGACGCGTCGGCGCCTCCATCGCCGCCGAACTGGGGACCATGCGAGTTACCGAACAGATCGATGCCCTCGAAGTGATGGGGATCGACCCCGTCGGCTACCTCGTCTGGCCGCGTGTTCTCGCGGGCGTGATCATGCTGCCGGTGCTGGTGCTCTATGCGAACACCATCGCCATGCTCGGGGCGCTGGCGGTGGCGGCGTGGTTTGTCGACATCACCACCCAGAACTTCATGAACAGTTTCCGGCTGTTTTTTGTCAGCGGCGATTTGTATGCGGGGCTGACCAAGGCCGCCATCTTCGGGCTGATCATCACCCTGATCGGATGCGTCCAGGGCTTCAACACCCGTGGCGGGGCGGAAGGCGTCGGACGTGCCACGACCAGCGCCGTGGTCATCGCCTCGGTCCTGATCCTCGTCTCCGACTACCTGATCGCAACGCTCCTCTTTCAAATCTGA
- a CDS encoding ABC transporter ATP-binding protein: MIAIRALSKSFDGRRVLDGVDLDVERGETMVVIGRSGCGKSVLLKHVVGLLTPDSGEVAINGVTIGSLLRNDLYRLRLRFGFLFQSGALLDSMTVAQNVGLGLGVHAVMLPAEIADRVAERLAWVGLEQHADKFPSQLSGGMRKRASLARAIAMDPEIVLYDEPTTGLDPITAEGINDLLVALRERLHVTAIAVTHDMRSAFKIGDRVAMLHGGRIAFCGTVDEAKTVDNPIVRQFVSGDTSGPLEPL; the protein is encoded by the coding sequence ATGATTGCCATCCGCGCATTGTCCAAATCATTCGATGGCCGTCGTGTGCTCGACGGCGTCGATCTGGATGTCGAACGCGGCGAAACCATGGTGGTCATCGGACGATCCGGCTGCGGCAAAAGCGTCTTGCTCAAGCACGTGGTCGGACTGCTCACGCCCGACTCCGGCGAGGTCGCCATCAACGGCGTGACCATTGGATCGCTGCTGCGCAATGATCTGTACCGTCTGCGGCTGCGCTTCGGGTTTCTGTTCCAGAGTGGCGCCCTGCTGGATTCGATGACGGTGGCGCAAAACGTTGGCCTGGGGCTCGGTGTCCACGCCGTGATGTTGCCGGCGGAGATCGCCGATCGTGTCGCCGAGCGGCTTGCGTGGGTGGGACTGGAGCAGCACGCCGATAAGTTTCCATCCCAACTCTCCGGCGGCATGCGCAAGCGCGCGTCATTGGCGCGCGCCATCGCGATGGACCCGGAGATCGTCCTCTACGATGAACCCACCACCGGCCTGGATCCGATCACGGCCGAGGGGATCAATGACCTGCTGGTCGCGCTGCGCGAACGGCTTCATGTCACCGCGATCGCCGTGACCCACGACATGCGTTCGGCCTTCAAGATCGGCGACCGCGTGGCGATGCTGCATGGCGGTCGCATCGCGTTCTGCGGCACAGTCGACGAAGCAAAGACCGTCGACAACCCCATCGTTCGGCAATTCGTCAGCGGCGATACATCCGGACCGTTGGAGCCGCTGTAA
- the radA gene encoding DNA repair protein RadA: MKTVSARTFYACSGCGSVFARWMGQCPDCGAWDTLLEERGPGPDRKKPGRKLANAASAVTSLADLRTDQAVVLPSGIGEFDNILGGGAVPGSTVLVGGEPGIGKSTLLLQAAGRFAQRGFATLYVSGEESATQIKRRAERLGIRSELSILTETNLAAILSAVEHSKPRVLIVDSIQTVSDPDLQSAPGTVSQVRDCAAAISDWARRSDAVALLVGHVTKDGFLAGPKVLEHLVDTVLQFEGDRRHWVRILRCTKNRYGATHEVGLFEMTEHGLTELTDPSARFLSDAGSHGPGSAVGVALEGRRPLLLEIQALVGQTNGTPQRVVAGLDSRRIAILGAVLQNVAGVQLAGRDVYANVLGGYMTDEPAVDLAAAMAIASSALKRATPERSVFIGEVGLSGDIRSVPQLAQRLIVAEKGGFTSAIVPALDLKRSALSGEIEPKPVTTISQALEML, encoded by the coding sequence ATGAAAACCGTGTCCGCCAGGACCTTCTACGCCTGCTCCGGCTGCGGCTCGGTGTTCGCCCGCTGGATGGGCCAGTGCCCCGACTGCGGCGCCTGGGACACACTGCTGGAGGAGCGCGGACCAGGGCCTGACCGAAAGAAACCAGGCCGGAAACTCGCAAATGCCGCATCCGCCGTCACATCGCTGGCCGATCTACGGACCGATCAGGCCGTCGTACTTCCCAGCGGCATCGGTGAGTTCGACAACATTCTCGGCGGCGGCGCAGTCCCCGGATCGACCGTGCTGGTCGGGGGAGAGCCGGGGATCGGCAAATCGACGCTGCTGTTGCAGGCGGCCGGACGCTTCGCGCAGCGCGGCTTCGCGACACTGTATGTTTCCGGCGAAGAATCGGCGACACAGATCAAGCGTCGCGCCGAACGGCTCGGCATCCGCAGCGAACTGTCGATTCTGACCGAAACCAATCTCGCCGCCATCCTCAGCGCCGTCGAACACAGCAAACCGCGCGTGCTGATCGTCGATTCGATCCAGACCGTCTCCGATCCCGATCTGCAGAGCGCGCCCGGCACGGTCTCACAGGTGCGTGATTGCGCCGCCGCGATCTCCGATTGGGCGCGACGGTCCGATGCGGTGGCCCTGCTGGTTGGGCATGTCACCAAGGACGGGTTTCTCGCTGGACCGAAAGTGCTCGAGCACCTGGTCGACACGGTTTTGCAATTCGAAGGCGATCGCCGACACTGGGTGCGCATCCTGCGTTGCACGAAGAACCGTTACGGCGCCACGCACGAAGTCGGCCTCTTCGAGATGACCGAGCACGGCCTGACAGAGTTGACCGATCCGTCAGCGCGATTTCTGTCGGATGCTGGTTCGCATGGACCCGGTTCGGCGGTCGGAGTTGCCTTAGAAGGACGACGTCCGCTGCTGTTGGAGATTCAAGCGCTGGTCGGGCAGACCAACGGCACGCCGCAGCGCGTGGTCGCCGGTCTCGATTCACGTCGCATCGCGATTCTCGGCGCAGTTCTGCAAAATGTCGCGGGTGTGCAACTGGCCGGACGTGATGTCTACGCCAATGTCCTCGGCGGGTATATGACCGATGAACCGGCGGTCGACTTGGCCGCGGCGATGGCCATCGCGTCATCGGCGCTCAAACGCGCGACCCCTGAACGATCTGTGTTCATCGGCGAAGTCGGATTGTCCGGCGACATCCGCAGCGTGCCGCAGTTGGCGCAACGACTGATCGTCGCCGAAAAGGGCGGCTTCACCTCCGCGATCGTCCCCGCCCTCGACCTCAAGCGCTCCGCGTTGTCCGGCGAAATCGAACCGAAGCCGGTGACCACGATCAGTCAGGCGCTGGAGATGCTGTAG
- the tgt gene encoding tRNA guanosine(34) transglycosylase Tgt, whose translation MRLTFTLQSASDGARAGRIRVRDREFDTPAFMPVGTAGTVKALPPGDLEALGAQIVLSNTYHLYLRPGVEIVRQAGGLHRFSGWNGAILTDSGGYQVFSLQDLRKLDPDGVTFRSHLDGSEHRFTPESVCEIQQGLGSDIAMVLDVCTPYPAGRDQAERELSITLDWARLSHDWSHSNYQNGMALFGIVQGSVYTDLRTRSAAELLQIGFDGYGIGGLSVGEPKPLLLEMAELSAGLLPPDRPRYLMGVGTPEDLIECIGLGVDMFDCVLPTRNARNGSAFTHDGPLPIKAARFSGDSGPLDPDCDCTTCQRHSRAYIRHLFNAGEISAMVLTTRHNLHFYLSLMRRARAAICEGRWGVFAGSFLERYRSGATEAP comes from the coding sequence GTGCGCCTCACCTTCACCCTCCAATCAGCCTCTGATGGCGCCCGCGCCGGGCGAATACGTGTCCGTGATCGCGAATTCGACACGCCCGCGTTCATGCCGGTCGGCACTGCCGGCACAGTCAAAGCGCTCCCTCCCGGTGATCTGGAGGCGCTGGGGGCTCAGATTGTCCTCTCGAACACCTACCATTTGTATCTGCGTCCGGGAGTCGAGATCGTTCGACAGGCGGGCGGGCTGCATCGTTTCAGCGGCTGGAACGGCGCGATTCTCACCGATTCGGGTGGGTATCAGGTTTTCAGTCTGCAGGACCTTCGGAAGCTTGATCCCGACGGCGTCACTTTTCGGTCGCATCTCGATGGCTCCGAACACCGATTCACGCCGGAGTCGGTCTGCGAAATCCAGCAGGGGCTGGGGTCGGACATCGCCATGGTCTTAGACGTCTGCACCCCGTATCCCGCCGGGCGCGACCAGGCCGAGAGAGAGTTGTCGATCACACTGGACTGGGCGCGGCTGTCACACGATTGGAGCCACTCTAATTATCAGAACGGCATGGCGTTATTCGGAATCGTTCAAGGGTCGGTTTATACTGATCTGAGGACGCGGTCGGCTGCGGAGTTGCTTCAGATCGGCTTTGACGGCTATGGCATCGGCGGGCTGTCAGTCGGCGAGCCGAAGCCGTTGTTGTTGGAAATGGCCGAGTTGTCGGCCGGGCTTTTGCCTCCGGATCGACCCCGCTACCTCATGGGGGTCGGGACCCCCGAAGATCTGATCGAATGCATAGGGTTGGGCGTGGACATGTTCGATTGTGTCCTGCCGACCCGCAACGCCCGCAATGGCTCCGCCTTCACGCATGATGGCCCGCTGCCGATCAAAGCGGCCCGATTCAGCGGGGACTCAGGGCCGCTTGACCCCGATTGCGACTGCACCACCTGCCAACGGCACAGCCGCGCCTACATCCGGCATCTGTTCAATGCCGGAGAGATCTCCGCAATGGTGTTGACGACGCGCCATAATTTGCATTTCTACCTGAGTTTGATGCGGCGGGCGCGCGCCGCGATCTGCGAAGGTCGCTGGGGTGTGTTCGCCGGAAGCTTTTTGGAACGCTACCGCAGCGGCGCCACGGAGGCGCCATAG
- the yajC gene encoding preprotein translocase subunit YajC: MHGFLLAMPAPAGDGSGGNPFLTFLPFVLMIVVVWFLLIRPQRKRQKEQQAMINSLAKGDRVVTSSGMFGTVIGFGDKENVVVLKVGEDTKIEFLKSAIAGKAESR; this comes from the coding sequence GTGCACGGATTCCTGCTGGCCATGCCTGCCCCTGCCGGAGACGGGTCTGGCGGCAACCCGTTTCTGACCTTCCTGCCGTTTGTCCTGATGATCGTGGTGGTCTGGTTCCTGCTGATCCGTCCCCAGCGCAAGCGGCAAAAGGAACAGCAGGCGATGATCAACTCGCTGGCCAAAGGCGACCGTGTCGTGACCAGTTCGGGGATGTTCGGCACTGTCATCGGCTTCGGCGACAAGGAAAATGTTGTGGTGTTGAAAGTCGGCGAGGACACCAAAATCGAGTTTCTCAAATCCGCCATCGCCGGTAAGGCCGAGTCCAGGTAG
- the fmt gene encoding methionyl-tRNA formyltransferase has translation MNVVFFGTAPFGLPALEAIAAHPRHRLSAIVTGPDKPQGRGRRPQPTAIAQWAQTRQSSLVLKAERLRSESFLEELRDIEAEAYVVVAYRILPETVISIPRFAFNLHASLLPAYRGAAPIQRAIMAGETRTGVTTFLLRNTVDTGEVLLQRATAIGDEETAGALSARLSALGAELVIDTLDGLQAGSLTPRPQDDTASTPAPRITTDDQRIDFHQPARRIADRIRGLSPRPAALAMWRRRTIKILNARPTTGPTASQQPGAVISADPKTGFEVACVDGAVRITMIQPSGKRAQTGAEFVRGYGINPGERIEPYHPPQGASVQDDNDSD, from the coding sequence GTGAATGTCGTCTTCTTCGGAACCGCTCCCTTCGGTCTGCCCGCGCTGGAGGCCATCGCCGCGCACCCGCGCCATCGTCTGTCGGCCATCGTCACCGGGCCGGACAAGCCGCAGGGCAGAGGGCGCCGGCCGCAACCGACCGCGATCGCGCAGTGGGCGCAAACGCGGCAATCAAGCTTGGTGCTCAAAGCGGAACGACTCAGGTCGGAGAGTTTTCTGGAGGAATTGCGCGACATCGAGGCCGAGGCGTATGTGGTGGTCGCCTACAGAATCCTCCCGGAGACGGTCATTTCCATTCCACGGTTTGCCTTCAACCTGCATGCCTCGCTGCTGCCGGCCTATCGAGGCGCTGCGCCGATTCAGCGCGCCATCATGGCCGGGGAGACGCGCACCGGCGTGACAACGTTTCTTTTGCGCAATACGGTGGATACCGGAGAGGTCCTGTTGCAACGGGCCACGGCGATCGGCGACGAGGAGACCGCGGGCGCACTATCCGCTCGACTGTCCGCCCTCGGAGCCGAACTTGTCATCGACACGCTCGACGGACTCCAAGCCGGATCGCTGACGCCGCGTCCGCAGGACGACACAGCGAGCACGCCGGCGCCCAGGATCACAACCGACGATCAGCGAATCGATTTCCATCAGCCCGCGCGACGCATCGCCGATCGCATACGCGGCCTTTCGCCGCGACCGGCGGCATTGGCGATGTGGCGGCGGCGAACCATCAAGATTCTCAACGCACGCCCCACCACGGGGCCGACAGCTTCTCAACAGCCCGGAGCGGTGATCAGCGCCGATCCCAAAACGGGATTCGAAGTCGCATGCGTCGATGGCGCCGTGCGCATCACGATGATCCAACCCTCCGGCAAACGGGCACAGACCGGCGCGGAGTTTGTCCGCGGATATGGCATCAACCCCGGCGAACGCATCGAACCATACCATCCGCCACAGGGAGCGTCGGTACAGGATGACAACGACAGTGACTGA